Proteins co-encoded in one Stomoxys calcitrans chromosome 5, idStoCalc2.1, whole genome shotgun sequence genomic window:
- the LOC106082755 gene encoding E3 ubiquitin-protein ligase HACE1 produces the protein MSTIICQTIESFYLDALMQGRNAQRENLLHYVCRRNQYELFIPLVRQGYHLYEQDIEGRTPIHVAIERSHHECLLSFRKLLQHYDTLHESIQKDLCRTFRPYNDNGYTIIHEAVRRNMQDLVKDILNFCLQNNVQIIDMEVLGCGDSLLHIVVKKNLIEMAKIVCNALPDLKFYENYAGIMPMDLCCITKEMREVLTGERT, from the exons atg tccaCCATTATTTGTCAAACAATCGAAAGTTTCTACTTGGATGCTTTGATGCAAGGACGTAATGCCCAACGCGAAAATCTCCTGCATTATGTCTGTCGTCGCAATCAATATGAACTATTTATACCGTTAGTGCGCCAGGGTTACCATCTTTACGAACAGGACATAGAAGGAAGAACTCCCATACATGTGGCCATTGAAAGATCTCACCATGAGTGTTTACTGAGCTTTCGCAAACTGTTACAACATTATGACACACTGCATGAAAGCATACAAAAGGATCTGTGTCGCACATTTCGTCCTTACAACGACAATGGCTATACCATAATCCATGAAGCTGTACGCCGCAACATGCAAGATTTGGTAAAGgatattttaaacttttgccTGCAGAATAATGTGCAGATTATCGATATGGAGGTACTTGGTTGTGGAGACAGCCTACTACACATAgtagtgaaaaaaaatttaattgaaatggcCAAAATTGTTTGTAATGCCTTGCCCGATTTGAAGTTCTATGAAAATTATGCAGGTATCATGCCCATGGATTTGTGCTGTATTACCAAGGAAATGCGAGAAGTGCTAACAGGGGAACGAACCTAA